The genomic DNA atttaatacaaattttcacccaactttttaaatataaaataaattaattttcttcaccaacatgataattaattaattaattaattacctgaaattatattttcaattaaagaataaaaaatttaattatactatTCCAAATGGTTGGAGTAGTGCTTTCACAAATACAATCTCTCTACTAGATGGATGACTCCCAAAATCATATATAAGATGATgcattctaacaaatatgacTTGAATCATATAGTCAAAATTGCAGTTGGGATGGCACAATCCAACCAATCACACTCATGACAATGTGATCtgacaaatattataataagatttGTTGGCTGAATATAAGATTTAATATCAATCCATACTTAAGAAGActaaaatcttgaaaaaaaCAAACTATTGTTAGCATTTGTCCTCTATGTTTTGATCAAATAAGCCCTCCCTGCATTTCAACTAGTTGTAATCATTTGCAAAACCCCATTTTGTTTTAACGATGATCATGATGTGAAATGAAGACGATAACTCAAACTGAAAATCAATGCCATTTTTAGGCCTTAATAGTTCTTACAACAATTCTACATAGTTGATCTACATTATTGTCTCAACCTTATGTTTCACAATCTCTCCAATCTATGTCAGTGGGACTTTACACACAACACAAGTACAATTATGATGAACACTGAAGATTACCTTGATTCAAAGCTGTTGGTTTCAGAGACTCGTAAAAATGATCTTCGCCACCAAATCTGGAAGGATTTGCTCAGGTTGGGGCATTCAGTACCATGCTTGGAGAAACACCGGAACCATTCCATAAACAACACATACTGCTGCTTCAGTGGAAGTGTAAGGAGTGTCTGACCCATGGCTTCCTCTAGCGTCTTCATTTCGAGCCCTTTTTTGCGTCTCTGCAGCCAACCAAAGTCTGATAGCATAGGGCCAAACCATGCTTGAAAAAGCGCTGATCTTGCTTCCGCCGGGCAGTGCAGTTTCCGTGTCCCCATTGCAATAAACAAATTTGCTGAAACCCGGCTGAGTTCATATCTAATCATTGGAGATGCATTCTCGTGCAATTTAAGTAGTTTTCCTTGATCTGCCCACAAATCTACAAATTCTTCTCCCATCTGCCGTTCTAGCAGGATCTCTAATAGCCAATTGATATTATCAACCTGTCTAGAGATGCGCTCAATCAAAGGCTTATTCTTCCCTTCTTTTGCCACTTTCTCCTGGGGGTAAGTGCCAGCAGCCTCATCAAATAGGTTCACTAGTGAACCCAGACAGGACTGACAAATGGCATAGAAATCCTCCCTGTTTAGGTCAGGTTGGTCCTTCTCGTAAACTGAGCTTCTGCACAGGATACCCTTGACTAATGACTTCAGCTCATTTCTAGCATTAGCATCAGAGCATGTCGTGATGGACCAAACAAGCTGCTGGGCTAAATTTCGTTGGGAGTCTCCAGCATCATGCAAATATAGTCTGGCCAAAATGTCTCTAGTTGTTACCTCATCAAACTTGAATCTTGTAAAGAGGCTCCTcaatttttcctcttcttcctcattCCAAGGAACAGCCTCAAGGTAATTTAGACAGGCCGAAACACCTTTAGTAAACATGATTCCAGCCGATACCTAgcagaattttaaaatatctcattaGCATTCTGTTTATCactaaaaaaaaagtcaaagtGCTATACAGAGAAATAATAGCTAATAATTCAAAGATCAACAATAATGTTTgaaaaaaactttcaataaacGTTACGGCACAACTGAATAATTTTCTCATACAAACTTATAATCTagaagttttcattttttacttcCAGAGATTGGTAAGattcaaattcttaaaaaagaTTCATCTACATTCCAATTCTAGGGAAATAAAGTCAGAAGAAGTGAGGGcataaatgttgtttttccatgGGCAACTTTATCGTGGTTCAATTCTATTCAATATTATCAAGGCATTTACATATTATGACATGTTCTATACAAGCATAAGCCAGCTATTCGAAAGCAGAACCCTGAATAGAATATCATTTTCCTTCATCAAAATGTACATAGCCATCAAATCGGAACTTTACAGAATTACATCCCAGGATCAGAGTTTAGTAACCCAATACTGTGCATACAAGTTTTAGCAAAAAACTTTATTGTAAAGCCTATCTAATGCACCAAATGTGCCACTCATATTCCATAAGAACCAAACTGGGTGCAATCATGTTCAAATTGATAGAAACCctaaataaatctaaaacaaatgCATAAACACAGAACTAAAgtactagaaaaattaattacaaaaaaatatatggtaGGATCAAGTCAGTTTCAGAATTATAAGCTTACTCTGCCTAGTGCCAATTCAAATCGAGGCAAAGCAGCTACTTGTGAGACAATAGTTATTATTCCTTCATAAATAAAAGAAGCAATTTTTGCACCCATATAGTTTACactcttctttttcattactttcctctctttctttattttttataattaattgatataaattaggTTTTCATGTATACATAAGGAGAAAGCCAAAACTTAAGAAGAgacattttcacttttttttctagTGGTTGCATTGAATTAATGCAGTTTTAAGAAATTCTTCAGCACTCAAAAGTATTTTCAACTTCTATAACCAAAAACCAAAGATTTGTGATAAATTGCATAACTTTCAGCAAAACTCACATTACCATACGCTTAGTAAGTGGTGCAGCCAGTGGAAAAGAATAAATCTACTAATTTTATATAAGTCCAAGTTTTGGTAGCTTGTGagtttttcatacaattttcaATACACCAAGATTTACATAATTATGAACATTGAGTTGCCATTAATCTAGAACTAaatcaattattcaattttaagtcGAAGTGCtactaaagaaattaaaattatgtttaaatgtCATTAGTATCAAATATAGCAAAAGGTTTCTCAGGAGAGCTCAATTGCATTAAGTGTCAGGGTTGTGTTTTGTGTCAGGGTATCATTATAGCACAAGGTTCCTCAAGAATGCAATTAAGTGTAAGGGTTTTGTCaaaaatgttgttattattaataacaGGATCATCAAACTTATAACAACAGAAATGACACAAAATTTAGAACTTACAGCAACACTAACAATACCGTAGAGTGTCAGGCTTATAACACTAGCACAAATTATAACATAGAATGTCCGACTTATAACACTAAAGACAGACAAGCACACAAGCCAAATATCATAGAGTGTCCGCCTTATAACATAGAATGACCTCTAATCCAAACAAGCACACAAAACTTATCCTAAGATGCTTCCATATAACCAAATATCCATGAAATGCTCAATTTTTTTGCACACAATCCAAACCTCAAAAATCCTAAAGATATATTACATAGCTAAACTTGCCCACAGAACAACATTTGCCACAAAACCCTGGCACAAAAACTTGGAAACAACAAACACAaagtttaataacaaattaaaaattaagaaaaaaaaaaaaactaacctcAAGTATGTCAATACATCTATAAACTCCAATCTTCAATAATCTCTTAATGAGATTCTCATTGTCCTCAAACATGAGCTCAATCGTTTGCCTAAACACCCCCAAATTCTCCACATCTGGCACTTCAATCCTACAAACAGTTCTCGTTTTTTCAAAAAGCCTACcattgtctttatttttatcatttttattattcttcttattaAACTCCTGAATTAAATCCGCGAAAACTACCGAATTCGAGCACAAAACCCCTGAGTTCATCTCTAAAACCAAACACCCGCCATGTCTCCCCTTCAATTTCAACCTCAAGTCATACAAATCCCCATCTACAGAGCCTGAACCCGACCCGGACCGATTTTCCGAACTTGATGAGTTCGAGCAAGCGCCCTCGTTCGGGGCCCTGAATGAGCCCGATCTCGATCTGGGCACTGTTATATCGGCAGCCGGAGACTGGGTTTGACTTGGCCCAAGTTCCAGCATTGACCCAACGGTCAGATCCGAGTCAATAGGCGAGACTCGACCCGGTGACAAGATCCGACGCGGGTCGATCCGATTCACGAGGTTCATGTTCAACCCCGATTTGGAGCTCTGCGGGGATGCATGGGGGAGGGAATCGGGACAGGGTTTGGGAACCGAGACGGGTTTCGGGCACCGGGTCTTGAGGTTTTCGGGGCTGGCAGGCGGTACGGCGAAGGAGCAACACCAAGATCTCTGGCGAGACTTGACAGTGATTGAGCGACGGCGAGCGGAATCGCCCATTTGAGGGGGAGGGCAGTAGTCAGAAAGCGAGTTGGGAGAGAGTGAGcgaagaagagaagagagagtaGTGAGCGTCGTTGTTTCCTGTTTTGAGACGGTCAGTGGTACACACACAAAGGGAAATGATTTCTCCAGGTCCAGTGAAGACCGAAGAATGACGGAAgtgtctttttttaattattattattgttatgatGCTTTcgtttttggcctttttttctTGGGAATTGTGGTGAGGGTTTCGGGGGGCTTTGCTTTGGCGATAAAAATAAGGAAAttgtttagattttattattattttatttttgaagtttGGATGGATGGAAATATTCCATAATGTTACTaaaaaatggcatgaattattattattattattattattattattattattatttctaggACAACTTAgtaaaaatcaaacataatttattGACTTAAATGAAGATGAATTTGGACATTGATGTTGACTTGACTTTCATCCtaacaatgtaaaatataatgTTGTGAAATCAGTAAAATTGACAACTCAAAAGCAATTTATCACATTCATAATAGAAAAAGTAAAAGtatgggaaaagaaaatgatgagttttggTGGATTTCTGATgggaataataaaatactacACCTTctacctttttgttttttggccaaatgactatattCCCCTCAAAGTATCttgttatttcaaatttttatatcttaattttaaaaatcttatttacccacttatgagtattaaagttaacaaaactctaaccctttaaaattttattttattttttttaaaccttaaaaactaataatttctttataggtcaagtttaaaaaaaaaagacactccccccccccctaaggtttagttttaaaCTACGAAACTATCTTCGACGCTTCTCTGATACcatctcctttctcttcctctgATGGTTGCTCCCTTACCATTTCTCTCTCAAACCAGTAGTCGTAAACCTAGCAAGAGATGAAACAATGTCTCCTCGACAAAGACAAAAGATCTCGTCTTTGTTATCTTCCTTGACAAAGACGAGATCTCGTCTTCGTTTTCCGTACTAAGCTGAAAGTCATTTTCAACGTCAATCAATGTCATCAAAGATTTTAAATGAGAGAAGTTTGGTTGCTAGATAGAGAGGAAACATCAAAAGATATTCATTGCAGGCAATGACGTTAGATTTGACATCAGAGATctgaaaactaaatcctaagaagaaaatatcattttttaaaatttaggttagggaaaaatttttagtttttaaggtttagagggAGGGCAACGTATCAAATTGACCCCACCTTGTACGCTTTCGAAACTTTTTTGGCCAAATCTCtcattcccacccaaactttgataacagtattataaagtttgaaaattctgTTTGCCTTTAaaaagttttgttaattttgtttttaattgtaaaagataaaaattccTTTGACTTTATtgaatgtaaataataattaaaaactaaaaacaatattttaataactgGAATCAGCCTTGAACCAAGCAAGGGTTAGAAGAGAAATGATAAGGTAAAATTACAAATCTAACCAAGTCATGGTCAATCAGTGTTGAAAGTGAGGACAACACAACAAGGTTGTGACCCGATTCACTAGCTCCCTCCCTGGTTATGGTTGTATTAtgatagcaaaaaaaaaaaaaaaaacaaaaaagagaaatgataagaataaagaaaaaaggaaaaatgtaaaggtaaaaagataaaatataaattaaataggataaaaatataattcatttatattatttagaatgtaaataatattaaatctattatatattatacaaattgatacaaaaaacaaatttcttaaaaaatcatATCCTATAAAGGGTTCAGGATGATTTTTATTTGGGGgcttttttcataatttt from Mangifera indica cultivar Alphonso chromosome 16, CATAS_Mindica_2.1, whole genome shotgun sequence includes the following:
- the LOC123199442 gene encoding BTB/POZ domain-containing protein At2g13690, which translates into the protein MGDSARRRSITVKSRQRSWCCSFAVPPASPENLKTRCPKPVSVPKPCPDSLPHASPQSSKSGLNMNLVNRIDPRRILSPGRVSPIDSDLTVGSMLELGPSQTQSPAADITVPRSRSGSFRAPNEGACSNSSSSENRSGSGSGSVDGDLYDLRLKLKGRHGGCLVLEMNSGVLCSNSVVFADLIQEFNKKNNKNDKNKDNGRLFEKTRTVCRIEVPDVENLGVFRQTIELMFEDNENLIKRLLKIGVYRCIDILEVSAGIMFTKGVSACLNYLEAVPWNEEEEEKLRSLFTRFKFDEVTTRDILARLYLHDAGDSQRNLAQQLVWSITTCSDANARNELKSLVKGILCRSSVYEKDQPDLNREDFYAICQSCLGSLVNLFDEAAGTYPQEKVAKEGKNKPLIERISRQVDNINWLLEILLERQMGEEFVDLWADQGKLLKLHENASPMIRYELSRVSANLFIAMGTRKLHCPAEARSALFQAWFGPMLSDFGWLQRRKKGLEMKTLEEAMGQTLLTLPLKQQYVLFMEWFRCFSKHGTECPNLSKSFQIWWRRSFLRVSETNSFESR